A stretch of Planctomycetia bacterium DNA encodes these proteins:
- a CDS encoding LptF/LptG family permease, translating to MILLDRYLIKTFVKAWLALFVSLVSLYVIIDAFSHFEELLQASRFMQKTITETLSIYYSYQLVLIFDRLCGVILLLASTFTIAWIQRQNEMVALLSAGIPTRRIVRPIYIGCLFFLTLQTINRELIMPLLSDQLEHSAADPTGQKAKSITGGFDRTGVLLEGTRAIPAEQLVRNMSCTVPTQLGGTMYHIFAKEARFFPEGTILPDGSRQNSPGWLLYNTTPAEPPAGGLGGVMIPLSTGQTFVKIEQMDFRRITRNKMWFQFASLGEIIQEMESTGAQQLPALATQLHQRLAAPLVTLVSITLGMGIILRESSRNIFLNTGLCLAAAASVFVTTMIGKYLGEREMISTALAGWMPIFIFGPLAYTLRDGMQS from the coding sequence ATGATCCTCCTCGACCGCTACCTGATCAAGACGTTTGTGAAAGCCTGGCTGGCGCTCTTTGTCAGCCTGGTCAGTCTCTACGTCATCATTGATGCATTCAGCCATTTTGAGGAATTGTTGCAGGCATCGCGGTTCATGCAGAAGACGATAACGGAAACACTCTCCATCTATTACAGCTACCAACTAGTGCTGATTTTTGATCGACTTTGCGGTGTGATACTCCTGCTGGCAAGTACATTTACCATCGCCTGGATACAACGACAAAATGAAATGGTCGCTCTGCTTTCCGCAGGAATACCCACGCGACGCATCGTCAGGCCCATTTACATTGGCTGCCTATTCTTTCTAACGCTGCAAACGATTAATCGTGAATTGATCATGCCTTTACTATCCGACCAACTGGAACACAGTGCTGCGGATCCAACGGGCCAGAAAGCGAAATCCATCACCGGAGGATTTGACCGAACGGGAGTTTTACTGGAAGGAACACGCGCTATTCCTGCTGAGCAACTGGTTCGTAATATGAGTTGCACAGTGCCAACCCAACTTGGTGGCACCATGTATCACATCTTCGCCAAAGAAGCTCGGTTCTTTCCGGAAGGCACTATTCTGCCCGATGGCTCCAGGCAGAACAGTCCTGGCTGGCTGCTCTATAACACCACGCCTGCTGAACCACCAGCAGGTGGCTTGGGAGGAGTCATGATTCCCCTCAGCACAGGCCAGACCTTTGTGAAAATTGAGCAGATGGATTTTCGCCGTATCACACGCAATAAGATGTGGTTTCAGTTTGCCAGCCTGGGTGAAATAATCCAGGAAATGGAATCAACCGGCGCACAACAATTGCCTGCACTGGCTACCCAGTTGCATCAGCGCCTGGCAGCCCCCTTGGTGACTCTCGTTTCTATTACCCTGGGTATGGGTATAATTCTACGGGAATCGAGCAGGAATATCTTCCTGAACACAGGACTCTGCCTGGCTGCCGCTGCCAGCGTTTTTGTGACAACGATGATTGGGAAATATCTGGGCGAACGTGAAATGATCTCAACAGCACTGGCAGGTTGGATGCCCATTTTTATTTTCGGTCCCCTAGCCTATACACTCCGGGATGGCATGCAGAGTTAA
- a CDS encoding UbiX family flavin prenyltransferase yields MARGDLVLGITGASGAPYAIRLLEMMVKAGRHVHVTMSTSALQVFQAELGVLLDQKQPVLSDLLPSDLEADVHRLVTYHHYKNLFAGIASGSFRTDGMVICPCSMGTVAAIAHGLSQNLIHRAADVHLKEKRKLILVPRETPLGLIQLKNLATCAEAGALILPAMPAFYTKPESIQNMVDFVVARICDQLQIDNHLLKRWGTEQGEEG; encoded by the coding sequence ATGGCACGCGGTGATCTGGTTCTGGGTATCACGGGAGCCAGTGGTGCACCCTATGCCATTCGATTACTGGAAATGATGGTGAAGGCTGGGCGTCATGTTCATGTCACCATGAGTACTTCTGCACTTCAGGTTTTTCAGGCGGAACTGGGAGTGCTGCTCGATCAGAAGCAGCCCGTGCTTTCAGATTTATTACCAAGCGATCTGGAGGCTGACGTTCATCGGCTAGTGACTTATCATCACTACAAAAACCTGTTTGCAGGGATAGCCAGTGGTTCGTTTCGTACCGATGGAATGGTGATCTGCCCCTGCAGCATGGGTACTGTAGCAGCCATTGCTCACGGCTTGTCACAAAACCTGATCCATCGTGCAGCAGATGTACATCTCAAAGAAAAGCGCAAGCTGATTCTGGTGCCACGCGAGACGCCATTAGGCTTGATTCAATTAAAGAACCTGGCAACATGTGCGGAAGCAGGTGCTTTGATTCTGCCAGCCATGCCTGCGTTTTATACCAAGCCGGAATCAATTCAGAATATGGTCGATTTTGTGGTTGCTCGCATTTGCGATCAGTTGCAGATTGATAATCACTTATTGAAACGATGGGGAACCGAGCAGGGAGAAGAAGGGTGA
- the rfbD gene encoding dTDP-4-dehydrorhamnose reductase — MIDVQGQILILGSHGQLGRELAALLPAEHCFLATRNDADLAVAGEADALIHRLQPSLVINCAAYNLVDQAEKSPDDAWRNNAVAVRELAKACASINATLVHFSTDYVFGLNTSRKEPYCETDAPGPLSTYGITKLAGEYFAQAFCPNHLVIRTCGLYGHHGAGGKGTNFVETMLRLAKSGKTIRVVNDQKLIPSSARDVAKAACSLFQSNARGLYHLTNAGECSWFNFAHAIFELSAVKADLQPISSKEYGSLAARPGYSVLRSQFSTTPALPHWKQALQTYLENRTAS, encoded by the coding sequence GTGATTGATGTTCAGGGACAGATTCTCATCCTGGGTTCACACGGCCAATTAGGTCGTGAACTAGCTGCTTTATTACCCGCTGAGCATTGTTTTCTTGCAACTCGCAACGATGCAGATCTGGCAGTTGCCGGTGAGGCTGATGCCTTAATCCATCGACTGCAACCATCACTGGTCATTAACTGTGCAGCTTACAACCTGGTCGATCAGGCAGAAAAATCACCCGATGATGCCTGGAGAAACAATGCAGTTGCAGTTCGGGAACTGGCAAAAGCCTGTGCATCGATCAATGCAACTTTGGTACATTTCAGCACCGACTATGTCTTTGGATTAAACACCAGCCGTAAAGAACCTTATTGCGAAACAGATGCACCGGGGCCGCTGTCAACCTATGGCATCACCAAGCTGGCAGGCGAATACTTCGCTCAAGCATTCTGTCCAAATCATTTGGTGATTCGAACTTGCGGCCTATATGGACATCATGGAGCAGGGGGCAAAGGCACCAATTTCGTTGAAACCATGCTGCGGTTGGCGAAGTCCGGCAAAACGATCCGTGTGGTGAATGATCAAAAGCTGATTCCGAGTTCTGCGCGTGATGTCGCGAAAGCTGCCTGCTCACTTTTCCAATCCAATGCCAGGGGTTTGTACCATCTGACCAATGCAGGCGAATGTTCCTGGTTTAATTTCGCACATGCCATTTTTGAATTGTCTGCAGTCAAAGCGGATCTTCAGCCAATCAGTTCGAAAGAGTATGGCAGCCTCGCAGCCAGGCCTGGCTATTCAGTTTTGCGTTCCCAGTTTTCAACAACACCGGCTTTGCCACACTGGAAACAGGCTTTACAAACCTATCTGGAAAATCGGACAGCGAGTTAA
- the hisB gene encoding imidazoleglycerol-phosphate dehydratase HisB, with translation MPRTSSIIRKTNETQLQVDINLDGTGVAHINTGIGFFDHMLNLLARHSLIDLTVEAKGDLQVDPHHTVEDTGISLGKAVCQALGDKAGIRRYGHCILPMDETLVTAAVDFSGRPYLVWKAEIPPVKLGDFDAELAEDFWQGFVTQAQCNFHIILHDGRNTHHKIEAIFKAAARAIRQAVEPDPRLPDVIPSTKGTLSA, from the coding sequence ATGCCAAGAACCAGCAGCATCATCCGAAAGACCAACGAAACGCAATTGCAGGTTGATATCAACCTGGATGGAACCGGCGTCGCGCACATCAATACGGGCATTGGTTTCTTCGACCATATGCTGAACCTGCTTGCCCGGCATTCACTGATTGATTTGACCGTAGAGGCCAAGGGTGATTTGCAGGTTGATCCCCATCATACCGTGGAAGATACCGGTATTTCACTTGGCAAAGCAGTGTGCCAGGCTTTGGGAGACAAGGCAGGTATTCGTCGCTATGGTCATTGCATACTGCCGATGGATGAAACACTGGTGACGGCAGCGGTGGATTTCAGTGGCAGACCCTACCTGGTCTGGAAAGCAGAAATACCGCCGGTTAAGCTTGGTGATTTTGATGCAGAACTAGCGGAAGATTTCTGGCAGGGATTTGTAACACAAGCACAATGCAATTTTCACATTATTCTTCACGATGGCCGTAACACCCATCACAAAATAGAAGCTATATTTAAGGCTGCAGCACGAGCCATTCGTCAGGCTGTTGAGCCTGACCCTCGCCTGCCGGATGTCATTCCATCTACCAAAGGCACTTTAAGTGCCTGA
- a CDS encoding sugar phosphate isomerase/epimerase has translation MPRKLALFTGPWSDIPLEELVSKAHEWGYQELDLACWGEHLAVQKALSEPDYGRSILELLAEHNLKLNAISQHAVGQAVADQLSHYHSTTLPEWVWGDGVHEAVHARAAQEMIDTAKVAQQLGVNLVHAATGSPFSLQHQWLGYGSPEVTVQCWKIFTDRWKPILTEFEKMNIMLACEVGPAQTAFDIYSTQETIQALEGQLSYSLAISPAALHWHGVDPIEYLRQFSDRISQILVQDVAVTLNGRSSLLGSLLPDGDYRRGWNHRAPGYGNLDWPSLLRTLHQIHYEGPVTVCIKDADINKDHAAAEAVHFIRRLDYEPA, from the coding sequence ATGCCACGCAAGCTGGCGTTATTTACAGGCCCCTGGTCAGACATTCCGCTGGAAGAACTGGTGAGCAAAGCCCATGAATGGGGTTACCAGGAACTCGACCTGGCATGCTGGGGCGAACACCTGGCTGTTCAGAAAGCACTCTCCGAACCTGATTATGGTAGGTCCATTCTTGAATTACTTGCAGAACACAATTTGAAACTGAATGCCATCAGTCAGCATGCTGTTGGCCAAGCTGTTGCCGATCAATTGAGCCATTATCATTCAACTACGTTGCCGGAGTGGGTTTGGGGAGATGGTGTGCATGAAGCAGTGCATGCCCGTGCAGCACAGGAAATGATTGATACCGCCAAAGTCGCACAACAGCTGGGCGTCAATCTGGTACATGCTGCTACGGGGTCACCATTTTCTCTTCAACATCAATGGCTTGGCTATGGTTCACCAGAAGTTACTGTACAGTGCTGGAAGATATTTACCGACAGATGGAAACCCATTCTCACCGAATTTGAAAAGATGAACATCATGCTGGCCTGTGAAGTCGGCCCGGCACAAACTGCTTTTGATATCTACTCCACGCAGGAAACCATACAGGCACTGGAAGGTCAACTTTCCTATTCGCTGGCTATTTCTCCTGCTGCGTTGCATTGGCATGGAGTCGATCCGATCGAATATCTACGACAGTTCAGTGATCGCATCAGCCAGATTCTGGTACAGGATGTTGCAGTGACTTTGAATGGTCGTTCCAGTCTGCTAGGCTCGCTGCTGCCCGATGGCGATTACCGCCGGGGCTGGAACCATCGTGCTCCAGGGTATGGCAATCTCGATTGGCCATCACTGTTGCGAACGCTGCATCAGATTCATTATGAAGGCCCGGTGACGGTATGCATCAAGGATGCAGATATTAATAAAGACCACGCTGCAGCGGAAGCAGTGCATTTCATCCGGCGACTCGATTATGAACCGGCTTAA